A single region of the Prevotella sp. HUN102 genome encodes:
- a CDS encoding GatB/YqeY domain-containing protein, which translates to MINGNIDELIRDAMVAKKTEKRDVLRLIKTEFLKFKTSKEGAGKEMDEETEFSILKKMVAQRKDAIDQYEKAGRGELAENEKKELDIISLYLPAVPTEEEVTACAKEAIAANPGANMGIIIKAVKAQLPMADGKSLAAIVRGLL; encoded by the coding sequence ATGATTAACGGCAATATTGATGAGCTGATTCGCGATGCGATGGTGGCTAAGAAAACAGAGAAACGCGACGTGCTCCGTCTGATAAAGACAGAGTTCCTGAAGTTCAAGACTTCCAAGGAGGGCGCAGGCAAGGAGATGGATGAGGAGACGGAATTTTCCATTCTCAAGAAAATGGTGGCGCAGCGCAAGGATGCCATCGACCAGTATGAGAAAGCCGGGCGTGGGGAATTGGCTGAAAATGAGAAAAAGGAACTTGACATTATCAGCCTGTATCTCCCTGCCGTTCCTACTGAAGAGGAAGTTACTGCGTGTGCAAAGGAAGCGATTGCAGCCAATCCGGGCGCGAATATGGGCATTATCATCAAGGCTGTGAAGGCACAGTTGCCTATGGCAGACGGCAAGAGCCTTGCAGCGATTGTGCGTGGCTTGCTGTAA
- a CDS encoding Rha family transcriptional regulator — translation MSEIVYCSEDHQVLTNSLLVAEKFGKSHDNVLKAIRSILTGGVLKNNETPMFEEATYVSVQNGQEYPMFVMNRDGFTLLAMGFTGKKAMKFKLDYIAAFNKMETALKGQQEKPQQLTGAEYLLKQAQLMVEQEHRLKVLENRMDALDRERAENGRKLLTVTISEEEVVEPSLRDKIRQLVNRYAAATNTMQRDVWHKVYERLYYCYHISIRAYKKAKGETNLDVAERNHFLEKIYAIVSDLVREVRAV, via the coding sequence ATGTCAGAAATAGTTTATTGTAGTGAAGACCACCAAGTTTTAACCAATAGTTTGTTGGTTGCAGAGAAGTTTGGGAAGTCGCACGACAATGTCTTGAAAGCCATTCGCAGCATCCTTACAGGGGGTGTCCTCAAAAATAACGAGACCCCTATGTTTGAAGAAGCGACTTATGTTAGTGTGCAGAATGGACAGGAATATCCGATGTTTGTAATGAATCGTGATGGGTTTACCCTCCTTGCTATGGGATTCACAGGGAAAAAGGCGATGAAGTTCAAACTTGACTATATCGCAGCCTTCAACAAGATGGAAACTGCCCTCAAAGGACAACAGGAGAAGCCACAGCAGCTTACTGGTGCCGAGTATCTGCTGAAACAGGCTCAGCTTATGGTGGAGCAGGAACACAGACTGAAGGTACTGGAGAACCGTATGGACGCACTCGACAGGGAGCGGGCGGAGAATGGCCGGAAACTTCTCACGGTAACGATTTCAGAGGAGGAAGTCGTGGAGCCGTCTTTGAGGGACAAAATCCGTCAGCTCGTGAACAGATACGCAGCAGCCACGAACACCATGCAGAGGGACGTGTGGCACAAGGTGTACGAGCGTCTGTATTATTGCTACCATATCTCCATAAGAGCCTACAAGAAAGCGAAAGGAGAGACAAACCTCGATGTAGCCGAGCGTAATCACTTCCTTGAGAAGATTTACGCTATCGTTTCAGACCTTGTTAGGGAGGTAAGAGCTGTGTAG
- a CDS encoding S24/S26 family peptidase: MEKTKKDRLFEVMEALGLSDYRVYTDVPEITKNMMTKLRNGETKDASSKILEPFCKHYKKVNPSYLLIGEGSMFTTGDNNQSIVAGGNVTNSNNRTTGTSGISTAKAVKPYLREELANIPYVPVDAKASFIESLYDNAYEMETYGVMAEDGEQLNEAEYKVFQIDGDSMIPNIPDRSKVLAKIIPETKWEEASGVVFVIYGKTLTIKRILKNSLFSKNILTLKADNPVYGQVDVERNEIRGIWQAIRIVSQRIV, translated from the coding sequence ATGGAAAAGACAAAAAAGGACAGATTATTCGAGGTTATGGAAGCCTTGGGATTGTCAGATTATCGGGTTTATACAGATGTTCCCGAGATAACAAAAAATATGATGACAAAATTGCGAAATGGAGAAACAAAAGACGCCTCGTCTAAGATACTTGAGCCATTTTGTAAGCATTACAAGAAAGTAAACCCATCCTATTTGTTAATAGGCGAAGGCTCCATGTTCACTACAGGCGACAATAACCAGTCCATTGTCGCAGGAGGAAATGTAACCAACTCAAACAACAGGACGACAGGAACATCCGGTATAAGTACAGCAAAGGCTGTTAAGCCGTATCTGCGTGAGGAACTTGCAAATATACCTTATGTTCCGGTGGATGCAAAGGCTTCTTTCATTGAAAGTCTCTACGACAATGCTTATGAAATGGAGACATACGGAGTAATGGCAGAAGATGGGGAGCAACTTAATGAAGCTGAATACAAAGTGTTTCAAATAGACGGAGACAGCATGATACCGAACATTCCGGATAGGTCTAAAGTTCTTGCAAAAATAATACCTGAGACAAAATGGGAGGAAGCATCAGGAGTTGTATTCGTCATCTATGGAAAAACTCTAACCATAAAGCGAATCTTAAAAAATAGCTTATTTAGCAAAAATATACTCACACTTAAAGCAGACAACCCTGTTTACGGGCAAGTGGATGTGGAAAGAAACGAGATAAGAGGAATATGGCAGGCTATTCGAATAGTGAGCCAAAGAATTGTTTAA